A section of the Methanofollis sp. UBA420 genome encodes:
- a CDS encoding PEGA domain-containing protein yields the protein MITKRVIASGAVLMAMLLLVMPVAAIGGNEAWIQVRCNVEGASIYFDGDYKGQIAGGELNVPVYTTGTPYHTAKAVMDGYYTSSTSIGSYPAVGETTTVYITLNPTPTPAPATTGTLSVTSSPSGAKVYVDGSYYGRTSQVISGLSTGDHRVEVTLDGYETWKSSARVRAGQVTDVYASLTHKPTLGSIYVSSGPSGANIYLDGVYKGTTPRTLSGIAEGRHYVDVELAGYQEWSGPVNVVANQQAHISVSLTPESKPVYGTIAVYSDPIGAYIYLDGDYQGRTSPEGFVIIGVSPGAHTVNLKLDGYKDAATSVNVNSGQQSSVRSTLQTPGANTGSMEVTSDPAGAEIYLNNAYKGVTPVTLNDLAPGSYTVALKLNGYVDWTTTATVNTGATTPISAQFVAVPPTTQKSPGMVVPALGALAILGYLAVRREN from the coding sequence ATGATCACGAAGAGAGTCATTGCGTCGGGAGCAGTGCTGATGGCCATGCTCCTCCTGGTCATGCCCGTTGCAGCTATCGGCGGGAACGAGGCATGGATCCAGGTGCGCTGCAACGTAGAAGGCGCATCGATCTACTTTGACGGCGACTACAAGGGGCAGATCGCCGGAGGCGAACTGAATGTCCCGGTCTATACCACCGGCACGCCATACCACACGGCAAAAGCCGTCATGGACGGCTACTACACCTCGTCGACCTCGATCGGCAGTTACCCCGCAGTCGGCGAAACAACGACGGTGTACATCACCCTGAACCCGACCCCGACCCCGGCACCGGCGACCACCGGCACCCTCTCGGTGACCTCATCGCCGAGCGGTGCCAAGGTCTATGTGGACGGGTCGTACTACGGCAGGACGTCTCAGGTCATCTCAGGTCTCTCGACCGGCGACCACCGGGTCGAGGTCACCCTCGACGGCTACGAGACCTGGAAGAGCAGCGCCCGCGTGAGGGCCGGCCAGGTCACGGACGTCTATGCCAGCCTGACACACAAGCCGACGCTCGGTTCGATCTATGTCTCGTCCGGTCCCTCGGGCGCAAACATCTACCTTGACGGTGTGTACAAGGGAACGACCCCGCGGACTCTCTCCGGCATTGCCGAGGGCAGGCACTATGTCGACGTCGAACTCGCCGGCTACCAGGAATGGAGCGGGCCGGTGAATGTCGTCGCTAACCAGCAGGCCCACATCTCCGTGAGCCTCACGCCTGAATCGAAGCCTGTCTACGGCACCATCGCGGTCTACTCAGATCCCATCGGGGCCTACATCTACCTTGACGGCGACTACCAGGGCCGCACCTCCCCTGAGGGCTTCGTGATCATCGGCGTCTCGCCGGGCGCCCACACCGTGAACCTCAAGCTTGACGGGTACAAAGACGCGGCCACCTCGGTGAACGTGAACTCGGGCCAGCAGTCGTCGGTGCGTTCGACCCTTCAGACCCCGGGGGCCAACACAGGCTCGATGGAGGTCACCTCTGACCCGGCAGGGGCAGAGATCTACCTGAATAATGCCTACAAGGGGGTCACCCCGGTGACGCTCAACGACCTTGCGCCGGGCAGTTACACCGTCGCCCTCAAACTCAACGGCTATGTCGACTGGACGACGACCGCCACGGTGAACACCGGCGCGACGACCCCGATCTCGGCACAGTTCGTGGCAGTCCCGCCGACGACACAGAAGTCTCCAGGCATGGTCGTCCCGGCCCTCGGGGCCCTTGCCATCCTCGGGTACCTCGCGGTTCGGAGAGAGAACTGA
- a CDS encoding methyl-coenzyme M reductase glutamine C-methyltransferase: MKTVVISPGIATYGAMLIGGVVREAGHEVALSTSLAAGDAEAVLLSLYSTQHLMDPEMKAFVASVRASGRPVYIGGPVSAYPEYVLGELAPDAVVVGEGEATVPRLLAGGIHPDLPGVAYVDGGKTVVTPPAPPAPVERPLPLIPDAIGQQSIRGANAYIETHRGCTGACTFCQVPRFFGREIRSRGLEEIREEVRAFREKGATRLSVSGGTGSLYGYDGAIDNDAVIALLEMLAEELGPRNVSAPDIRVDAITDEILEAIQKYTIGWLFFGFESGSDRILRQMGKGVTVAQMHDAVEQSRQHGLKVAGCFIVGYPTETAEDYTATKDFIAAEMLDDVFISVAEPIPRTPLADLVLRTPHPENPVFAPHEGEYRSLRLTEAEARWFDLSQHADMYKPLLHVVTDEVFSLYLSEARKQGEDVRRVTALIEKYDR; the protein is encoded by the coding sequence ATGAAGACCGTGGTCATTTCGCCGGGGATCGCCACCTACGGCGCCATGCTCATCGGCGGGGTTGTGCGGGAGGCCGGGCACGAGGTCGCCCTCTCCACCTCTCTTGCGGCAGGCGACGCAGAGGCCGTCCTCCTCTCCCTGTACTCGACCCAGCACCTGATGGACCCGGAGATGAAGGCGTTCGTCGCCAGCGTCAGGGCCTCGGGCAGGCCCGTCTATATAGGCGGCCCTGTCTCGGCGTACCCGGAGTACGTCCTCGGCGAACTCGCCCCCGACGCGGTGGTCGTCGGCGAGGGCGAGGCGACGGTGCCCCGCCTCCTTGCCGGGGGGATACACCCCGACCTTCCTGGCGTGGCCTATGTCGACGGGGGAAAGACCGTGGTCACTCCCCCCGCACCGCCGGCGCCGGTGGAGAGGCCCCTCCCCCTGATCCCCGACGCCATCGGGCAGCAGTCCATCAGGGGCGCGAATGCCTATATCGAGACGCACCGCGGCTGCACAGGGGCCTGCACCTTCTGCCAGGTGCCCCGCTTCTTCGGCCGCGAGATCAGGAGCCGCGGGCTTGAGGAGATCAGGGAGGAGGTGCGGGCCTTCAGGGAGAAAGGGGCGACGAGGCTCTCGGTCTCCGGGGGCACCGGATCCCTGTACGGCTATGACGGCGCGATCGACAACGACGCCGTCATCGCCCTCCTTGAAATGCTCGCCGAGGAACTCGGGCCAAGGAATGTCTCGGCACCCGACATCAGGGTGGACGCGATCACCGACGAGATCCTGGAAGCGATCCAGAAGTACACCATCGGCTGGCTTTTCTTCGGTTTCGAGTCGGGAAGCGACCGCATCCTCAGGCAGATGGGCAAGGGGGTGACCGTCGCACAGATGCACGACGCCGTGGAGCAGTCCCGCCAGCACGGCCTGAAGGTCGCCGGGTGCTTCATCGTCGGCTACCCGACCGAGACCGCGGAGGACTACACGGCAACGAAGGATTTCATCGCCGCCGAGATGCTCGACGACGTCTTCATCTCCGTCGCCGAACCGATCCCCCGCACGCCCCTTGCGGATCTGGTACTGCGGACGCCGCACCCGGAGAACCCGGTCTTTGCACCCCACGAAGGGGAGTACCGCTCTCTCCGCCTCACCGAGGCCGAGGCGCGGTGGTTCGACCTCTCCCAGCACGCCGATATGTACAAGCCCCTCCTCCACGTGGTCACCGACGAGGTCTTCAGCCTCTACCTCTCTGAAGCAAGGAAGCAGGGGGAGGACGTGCGGCGGGTGACCGCACTGATCGAGAAGTACGACCGGTGA
- a CDS encoding Yip1 family protein: MGQKIVERAQGFLINPVETFRDARTDDLSAALAYFGALLAVNLVLLCLLVTGGLVLVSGVGSGLIVCAVLVSVIADVIGTIVLFVLAALALHLFVVLLIGGNGIKETFKALAYAATPGLLLGWVPLVGLLAGVWTLGLAVIGVRELHETTTGRAGVSVLPLPVLALLLFVLPLIILSGSISEEPSFLSTRYAYDLTIQTETPIENVTFLLPIPTCGDRPAIGPEPITDEFYSSCLPENVTSTLVLVEGRPYLRLTTPFMDAGEEISIDYQNYTSLGQNFSPEVVPQLVNTLHPFDNESLFSSGQDLTRADCSPEEVKTHGTNPGYSCTYAIPISAYYENGTQVEISSGIEGANDWREFFDAWISNHYSDRYHLTITGEPQGWISADGRVVAGSGIYREWQVGPLPASDA, translated from the coding sequence ATGGGGCAGAAGATCGTCGAAAGAGCACAGGGGTTTCTCATCAACCCTGTCGAGACATTTCGAGATGCACGAACCGACGATCTCAGCGCCGCCCTCGCGTACTTCGGCGCCCTCCTCGCCGTCAACCTCGTCCTCCTCTGCCTTCTCGTCACCGGCGGGCTTGTTTTGGTGTCCGGAGTAGGAAGCGGACTGATTGTATGTGCTGTGCTCGTCTCCGTCATCGCCGACGTGATCGGCACGATCGTCCTCTTCGTCCTCGCCGCCCTGGCCCTCCACCTCTTCGTCGTCCTCCTCATCGGCGGGAACGGCATCAAGGAGACGTTCAAGGCCCTCGCATACGCCGCCACCCCCGGTCTTCTCCTCGGGTGGGTCCCGCTCGTCGGTCTCCTGGCAGGGGTCTGGACCCTGGGCCTCGCGGTCATCGGGGTCAGAGAACTCCACGAGACGACGACCGGGCGGGCGGGGGTCTCGGTCCTCCCGCTGCCGGTGCTCGCCCTCCTCCTCTTCGTCCTCCCCCTGATCATTCTGAGCGGCAGTATCTCAGAGGAGCCCTCTTTTCTGAGTACTCGCTATGCGTACGACCTCACCATCCAGACTGAGACGCCCATCGAGAATGTGACGTTCCTCCTCCCCATCCCGACCTGCGGCGACCGTCCGGCCATCGGTCCGGAACCGATCACTGACGAGTTCTACTCAAGCTGTCTCCCGGAGAATGTCACGTCCACCCTTGTCCTTGTCGAAGGTCGGCCATATCTCCGCTTGACCACACCGTTCATGGACGCCGGGGAAGAGATATCTATTGATTATCAGAACTACACATCACTCGGCCAGAATTTCAGCCCGGAGGTCGTGCCGCAGCTGGTCAACACCCTCCACCCATTCGACAACGAGTCCCTCTTCTCCTCCGGGCAGGACCTCACGCGTGCAGACTGCTCTCCGGAGGAGGTGAAGACGCACGGCACCAATCCAGGTTATTCCTGCACCTATGCCATTCCCATCTCTGCATACTACGAGAACGGGACACAGGTCGAGATATCCTCCGGGATCGAGGGAGCGAACGATTGGAGAGAGTTTTTCGATGCCTGGATCTCCAATCACTATTCAGATCGCTATCACCTCACCATCACCGGCGAACCGCAGGGCTGGATCTCTGCCGACGGGAGGGTGGTGGCAGGGTCGGGGATCTATCGGGAGTGGCAGGTGGGACCTCTCCCGGCCTCAGACGCCTGA